TTGGATATTCATCGCATCTCTAGAAACCCACACTTCCAAACTTCTTTTGAGTTTAGCCTTACAAAGAGGATTTAAACATCTTATAGCAACTTCTGAATGGTTTATTTTACCTACTTTTCCTCCACAAACAGGACATTCTTTAGGTTCTTCGATAATAACTTCATTACCGTTTCTTTTTTCAGTTAATACTGTAACTATTTGTGGAATTATTCCTCCAGCTTTCTCAATCTTTACATAATCATTTATTCTTATATCTCTTTCCTTAATATAATCAAAATTATGTAAACTTGCTCTTTGTACAGTAGATCCATCTAAAAACACTGGTTCAAAAATAGCAACAGGTGTAATAATACCTGTACTACCAACTTGAAAAATAACATCTTTTATTTTTGTAACAGCTTGTTCTGCTGGAAACTTAAAAGCAATAGCCCATCTTGGACTTCTAGATGTATTTCCTAATATTCTTTGATCTTCAAAATTATTAATTTTAACAACTACACCATCTACATCATATTCCAATTTACCTTTATTATCTATCCAGTATTTCCAATAATCAATTATCTCTTCTACAGATGCAACTTTTTTTGTATGAGGATTAATTTTAAAACCCAATTCCTTTAAAAAACACAATGCTTCATACTGAGTTTTTAAATTATAATTTTCTGGAGATAATATGTAATATATAAAAGAATCTAAATGCCTTTTGGAAACCTCTGTTGTATCCAACAATTTTATTGTTCCTGCAGTAGAATTTCTCGGATTCGCGAAAATAGGTAATCCCTCATCTTCCCTTATCTCATTAATTTTTAAAAATTCTTTTTTGGGCATAAAAATTTCTCCACGAACTTCTATATTTATATTTTTATTTAATTTTAAAGGTACACTCCTAATAGTTTTTACATTATCAGTAACATCATCACCAGATATTCCATTACCTCTAGTAATTGCCTGAGTAAGCAAACCATCTTCATAACGCAAAGAAATCGATATTCCATCAATTTTCAATTCACATGTGTATTCAATATTATTTCTATTTAAAGATTTATTTATTTTATTTATAAATTCTATAATTTCTTCTTCATTATATGTATTATCTAGACTTAACATAGGAGTTGTGTGTTGCACAGTTTTAAACTCATTTATAATTTTTCCTCCTACTCTATAACTAGGAGAATCTGGAGTTTTTAAACCAGGAAATTTTTCTTCTAATTTTATAAGTTTATTAAATAATTTATCATAATCACTATCAGATATTAACGGATTATTTAATACATAATAATAATAATTATATTTTTCAATAACTTTTTTTAATTCAACGTATTCTTTTTTTATGTTTTCTGGTATCATAATATTCCTCCATTAATTATCTTCAATTAAATTTATATTTTCTATATTATCTATATATAAAAGTTTTTTTTCTAATTCGGAGATATATCTGTTTGAAATATTTTTAAATGTAAAATATAATATTCCTTCATCTTTTTGAGAAAAATCAATATTCTTTAAAATCAAACTTTCATTATTTTCTATAACAGAAATAATTTTATCAATGTTATTTTTACCCTTCAATACAATCTCTAATGTAATTTCATCATTTAAATGTTTAGAAAATTTATTAACATATAAAATTATTAATGTAGCTACCAAAGAAATAAAACCTATGTAATATTCACCTGCACCAAATGTCATTCCAATAGATGCTGATACCCATAATGTTGCAGCAGTTGTAAGCCCCTTTACTTTATTACCATTTTTCAGTATTGTTCCAGCACCTAAAAATCCAATCCCAGAAACAATTTGTGCAGCAATTCTTCCTGGATCTCCTATTTTATTTACAGGATCATAAAATGATATTATAGATATTATAGTAAGTATACATGCTCCCAAAGATAATAATGCATGTGTTCTTATACCTGCAGGTCTATTTATTTTTTCTCTATTATACCCAATTACAGCCCCAGATAATGAAGAAAAAAATATTTTTAATATTATTTCATTAAAAGGCAAAAGAATCATCTCCTAATCTTCTAAAACAACTATTGATACAGCATAGTTTTTCTCATGTGAAATAGATATATGAATATTAAAATTAAAGAATTTTTCTTTCAAATAATTTAGCGAACTATCATCTAAATAAGGGCGTCCATTTTCATCATTTAATATAGAAATTTTTTTATATGGAATAAAAGTTCCAAAAGCTTTAATAATAGATTCTTTTAGAGAAAATCTTCCAGCAATAAATTCTTTTTTTCTTTTTTCACTAGAAAATTTTTCTAATAAAACTATTTCTTTTTCACTTAAAATTTTTCTTTCAATACCAAATTCTATTCTTTCAATTTCTATGATATCTACACCAATACCTTTTATCATTCAAATATCATCCTTATATCATCACCATTTTGAATTTTTTCGTTAAAACTAAATATTTCTCTTCCATTTAAATAAATTTTATATTTTGTAAACTTAGAAATATCAAAATCAATATGTAATAATATATCTAATAATTTTTTTTCTTTTTCATGTTTTTCTACTTTTATTTGCATACCATCATATACATAACTATTAATATCTATATTGTTATTATTTTTATCCTTAATAATTATTTCTTCTGTTGGAAGTTCTATTCTATTACCGTTAAGAGTTATAGATATATATTTATCTGCTTTAATATCAATAAATTCACTTATTTTAGGAATATTTATCTTTTTTGAATTTAAAATATCACCATCATAGATTTCATCATTTTCATGTAATATTTGATCTTTTCTCAAAAGAATTTGACCACTTGGAATCTCATATGAATTATTATTTATAGAAAATCTAATTAATGATGAGTTTAAATTTAACGATTTTACGGTGGGGTTTTTCAACTTGATTTTATCTCCATCATTTAATTCACTATCAATTGAAACCTCGATTCCATTTTTTATAATATTTGGATATACTGTAAATTCTTTTTTATCTATATATATTTTGTATGGTAAAATTATATCCTTTAAATATATCTTCTTAAATTCACCATTTTTCGGTTTACCTACTTCTATTATATCACCTGGTTTTATTGGAGAATTTAATGTTGCAGCATGTCCATTAATTTTTATCGGAGCCTCTCTTCCTTTTTCACCTGGAATAAATTTTAATTCACCATTTATTTCATATGATATTGCAGGAGCTGGTTTCCCTACTAAATCATTAATAGTAAATCCCGCCTGTAACAATGCTTGTATAACTGATATATTACCTCCAACAAGCATCATATTAATAGGTTTGTTATTAACCATAACTTTTGCAAATACATTACCCTCATTTTTATGGGCTACATAAGCAATCCCCACAGGAGTAACAAATTCACTACCTTCCATAGTTTCTTCTTCAAATCTAACATAATCAATATTTTTTATATCTTTTAATGTAATTCTATTTCTAGACAAGTTCAATTTTATTGCTAATTTATCGATAAAACCTGGTGCTTTTGCACCTCCGCCTACTACCATAACTGCTATTGGAGATTTTCCATTTAATTCTAATATTTTCTCTGCTATCCTTGATGTAATTTCTTCAATAATAGGATCAATTATTTTTATAATATCTGCTTTATCGATTTCATGTTCAAAATCTAATATGTCTTTATATTTAATTATATTATTATCATTATCATTTAAAGATCTTTTAATTTTTTCTGCAATTTTAAAGTCTACAAGTAATTCTTTAGAAATAGCTTCTGAAATTTCATCACCAGCCATTGGTACCATACCATATCCTATTATTGTACCATCTTTTGAAATTGCAATATCACTTGTTCCTGCACCGACATCAATCATGGCAATATTTAATGTTCTTAAATCTTCAGGAACTATTAAATTCATTGCAGCAATAGGCTCAAGTGTAATATGAACAGGTTCTAAATTGTTTAATTCTAAAACCGCAAGCATTGCATCTACAACATTTTTAGGAAGAAAAGCAGCTATAACCTTTACCTTAGCAGCATTACCCTTTTGACCTTCCAATTTTTTTATCCATTCACCATCTAATTCATAATATAATACAGAATACCCAACACAATAAAAATTTTTTTCTATTTCTAAATTTTCAACAGCTTTTTTAACCGCTTCTAATTCCAAAGATTTAACTAAGTTAATATCTATATATTTATACTTGCTAATATCTTGTTCATACTCACCAACAGTTGTAACTAAAAAACGCCCAGCTAAAGCAACTGCAACGTTTTTTATATCATTATTCTTTTCTTTAAGTTTAGAAATTACTTTTTCAACCCCTTTTGAAACTTTTGTAACATCATGAATTTGACCATCAAGCATTGCTCTATTCTCATGCTCTTTTACAGCAAAATCTTTAATAATTATTTCAGAATCTTCATTCATTTCAGAAATAACACCAACAATAAATCTCGTTCCTATGTCTAATGCGAACATAATTACACCTCCACAAAGGTAACACCTGTTCCCCCTTCGTTATCATTTCCCAATCTAAAAGATTTTATCTTTTTGTTGTTTCTTAAATAATTCCATATACCTAAAGCCAATTTTCCTGTCCCTTTACCATGAATTATGTATCCCCCATCTAAATTTGAAGCTATTAAATCTGAAATAAACATTTCAACTTCTGGTATAGCTTCTTCTACGGTCATACCTCTAATATCTATTTCATTTTTTATTTTTTTTACAATAGGAATATTATATTTTTTTATGTTCTTATCTTCTTTTATTTTCTTTTCAATTTTAATATCATTAATAGACACCTCAAGTTCAAAAGGTTTATCTAAAAATTTTACAAAAATTTTATCTCCATTTACTTTTATTATTTTCGCTTTCTCACCTGAAATAGATACAATATCTCCTGGTCTAATATTTTTATTTTCTTCTACTTTTTTCTGAACTTTAAATTTTTTAAGTTCATTTTTTTTACTTTCAACCTTTTTATTCAATTCTCTTATTTTACTAATATCTTTTTCAGTTTTTAAGATATTTATATAAGTATCAATTTCATTTTTCAAATCCCTTAAATAATCATTATATTTTTTTATTTCTTTATCTATTTTTTCAATTTCTTTTTTCTTTAAAATTTTTAGCTTTTCTTCTAAATCTTGTTTTAAGGAAATTACTTCTTTATGTTTTCTTTCATGTTCTTTTTTTTCTTTTTCAAGTTCTTCGTATATTTGGGTCAAATTTTCTAATATTTTCTCGTCATATACTTGTTCTTTACTCAAAAAATTATTAGCTTTTAATAATATATCCTTTGGTAATCCTAATTTTTCTGCTATATCCAAAGCATGAGATGCACCTGGAACTCCCACTAATAATTTATATGTTGGGGAAAGGGTTTCTTTATCAAATCCCATAGATGCTGAGACTAAAAAATCATTTTCTATAGAAAAAGTTTTTACTGCAGATAGATGAGAGGTAATGAAAAATATTGATTTTACTTCAATTAGTTTTTGTATAATAGCTATTGCAAGAGCAGACCCTTCAATTGGATCTGTTCCAGTTCCTAACTCATCTATTAAAACCAAAGTTTTATCATCAATATTATCAAGAATAAATTTTAAATTTTTTAAATGTGATGAAAAAGTACTCAAAGTTTGTTCAATACTTTGTTCATCTCCAATATCAGTAAAAATCTTTTCAAAAAAAGGTATTTTTGCATTAAAAGATGGTATAGGTAAAACAGCATGAGAAAATAAGACACTTATACCAACAGATTTTAATACAACTGTTTTTCCACCTGTATTTGGTCCTGTAATTATCATTCCAAATTTATTATCAGGTAATTTTACATTTACAGGTATAACTTTTTCTTTTTCTATTAAAGGATGTCTAACTCCATCTAATAATAATACTTTTTCAAATTTGGAGGGTTTTGAAAATATATAATTATTTTCTTTAGCATACCTTATTTTTGCATTTAAACCATCAATATACTCAATTATTTTTATACTTTTTTTTATGTTATACAAATTTTTAGATATTTCCAAAAAAATTTTTCCTAAAATTCTAGCAATTTCAGCTTTTTCAGAAGCTATTAAATCATTTAGTTCAGAATTCAACTTGCCAATTTCATATGGTTCAATATAAACAGAAACACCTGTATCAGAATATGCAATAATTATACCATTTATTTTATTTTTATGCTCAGCTCTTACAACAATACAATATCTATTATTTTTCAAAGTAGGTTGATCTAAAGAAACATATTTATGATATTTTGATATTATTCTTTTTAATGAAGTATATAATGCTTTTTTGGTGTTTTCAATTTTTCTTCTTATTTGTCTTAAATTATCACTTGCAGAATCTTTTACTTCGCCATCTTTATCAATAGATTTATCAATCAATCTTATTAAATCTATAGTATTAGGAATAGAATAAAATATTTTTTCAATATATGAAAATTCTTTTAAGTTATTCCTATTTTCATTAATCAAATTAATAGCTTGAGATAAAAAATCAGAAATTCTCCTATATTCTATAGGAGATAAATAATTTTTATTCTCAAGTTTTTCAATTTCTAAATAAATATTTGGAATACCCCTTAAATCTATATCTCCATATTTTGTAGAAAAATTATTATAATCTATTAATATATTATATTCCTCTTCTAACTTATCAAAATTAGTAATATATTCAAAATTATTTCTTATATATTGTTTCCCATATATTGACATTGAATAATTAGCTATTTTATCCAAAATTTTATCTATTTCTAAATCTTTATATGTTTTTTGATTCATTAATTAAAAAAGCACCTCCACCCCTAATGAAACAGGAATATAATTTACAGTAACCATATTATTATTTGTAGTAAAGTATCGTGATTCATATCCTATAAATCCAAATGTATTTAAAGAAGATATTTTATATGATATTCCCAAATTTATATTTATTGTCGTAGAAAGATTATTAAATTGATCCTCAGTATGTATTCCTCCTAAAGCCATTACATTAAACTTTGTATTAAAAAGAAAATCTGTGTTATATAATGTAATTATACCTAATTCATATCCAGCACTTTCTATATCAGCATTTAAATTAATCATATCAGTATTATTTAAATTATTATATATAGTATAACCAAAATATGGACCAAATAACATCTCAGGAGAGTCTTCTGCAGGATACATTATTGCAACTTTTAAAGAATAATAATCTGATTTAAAATTTTCATCCCAATTTAAATCTAATGAAGTTGAATTTGATGTAACACCATATGTTCCAAAAGTCATTAAATTAAATGAATATCCATATACTATTATAAGGATAAAAGAAAAGATTAAAAATTTTTTCATAATTTCTCCCCTTTCATTTATTTTTTATTTTTGAGTTTAAATGTATAACTTCCTTTATTTTAAATGGCTTTACTACATAGTCATCAAGCAGTTCTTTCCTAGTCCCCTGAGGAATAAACTCATCTTCAACTCCAAAAGTGAATAAATTACAATTAATATTATTTTTTATAATATAATTTTTTATCTCTTCATTAAATCCGCCCTTTAAACTATTTTCTTCAACAGTGATTATGTTAATATCATTCTTAATATATATATTTAAAATATATTCATCAATATTTTTGATACTTCTTACACCAATAATTGTAGCCTCTAATTCATCCCATAATTCTTTATATTCCTCAATTAATTGACCTACAACAAATACTACATTATTTGCATTTTTTCTTTTTATTACTTTCCAAGAATAATCAACAATGCTAAGATTACTTAAAATATCTTCTATATTAATTTCCTCACCACCACGTGGAAATCTAATAAATGTCGGTTTATCAATATCTTTTTTTATTGATGTATAGACCATATTAGCAAGATCTTGTGCATTTAAAGGGGTTAATATTTCTATATTAGGTATCAATCTCAAATAAGATATATCAAAAACCCCATGATGAGTTGGACCATCTTCACCGACAACACCTGCTCTATCTAATAAAAATAATACAGGAATTTTCTGCAAAGCTATATCATGTATTATAGAATCGAATGCTCTTTGCATAAATGATGAATAAATATCAACTATCGTAAATGTTCCTGAAAGCCTTGTAGCTCCAGAAGCAGTAACAATAGAAGGTTCTGTTATTCCTAAATCTATAACTTTATCAGGGAATTCTTCTTTGAGTATATTTAATCCTGTTCCATCTTCCATTGCAGCTGTATAAGAAATAAAATCTTTCTCAAACGCTATATGTTTTAAAGTATACCCAACAACTTTTGAATATGATAATTTTTCTGATTTTTTATTACTTACCCCATGAAATTTAGTGGGGTTTTTTTCAGCAAAATCCAATCCTTTTCCTTTAACAGTTTTTAAATGTAGGATACATGGGCCATCTTTATAATTTTTTATAAATTCAAGATATTTTTCTAATTCTTTTATATTATGTCCATCAACAGGCCCATAATATTTTATTCCCATATCTTCGAATATTCCTAATGCATTATTATAAACTGTATGTTTTATACCTTCTTTAACCTTTTTTAATGCACTTTCTATATCTTGACCTACGTCTGTACTTTCTAAAGAACCTTTAATTTTTTCTTTAAAAGAATAATAATCATTTGAAATTCTAATTTTATTTAAAAGTTTTGCAATTGCACCTACATTTGGAGAAATAGACATTTCATTATTTAAAAGAATAATTTTTATTTTCGAGTCAATAGATTTTAATTGATTTAACGATTCTAAAATCATACCACTTGTCATTGCACCATCACCAAAAATAGCTATTATATTTTTATCTATATTCTGCTTTTTTAAACCTAATTCATAACCAATAGCCGCCGCCACTGATGTTCCTGCATGACCAGCTCCAAAATAGTCATATTTACTTTCAAAAATATTAGTAAATCCGCTTATTCCATTTCTTTGCCTTAATGTTTTAAAACTCTCCCATCTTCCCGTTAGCAATTTATGAATATATGCTTGATGACTTGTATCCCAAATAATTACATCTTTTTCAGGATCAAATATTCTATATAGAGCTAATGTTAATTCAACAGTTCCTAAATTAGAAGATAAATGACCTGTATTTTTCGTTACAGTGTTATATATATAATTACGTATTTTATTAGCAAATCTATTTAATTGTTCATAATTCATTTTCCGAATCGCATGATATAATGGTTTTTCATTCAATTAAATCACCTCATAAACGTTTGAATTCTTCTTTTGCTATTCTATCCAAAATTCCATTAATAAATTTTGCACTTTTTTCATTAGCATATTTTTTTGATAATTCAACTGATTCATCTAAGATAACTTTTGGCGGAATATCTTCTCTATTTTTTAATTCAAAAATCCCCATTCTAAGAATTGTTTTTTCAATATTTGCAATTCTTTCAAATTCCCAATTAATTAAATATTTTTTTATTAATTCATCATATTCATTTTTATTAAAAAATATATTTTTCAAATAAATTTCTGCTTCTTCTATTAGGCTTTGAGGGACCTTTTTATTGTTTAAAAGGTCCCTCAATAATGCTAAAATATCATCATACGAAATATTATCATTAAAATCAAGTTGGAAAATACTTTCTAAAACCGCTTCTCTTATTTTTCTTCTTTTAGAAATCAATTTTCAACACTCCCATTATTTTCTTCTGAAATCTCTATTTCATTAACTTCGTTTTCTACCTCTTCAATATATGTCTCTACTTTAGGAACTACTAATCCATCCAATACTATATCAATATTTCTAACAGGAACTTCTGTCATTTTTTCTACTTCTGTTTTTAAAAAGTCTTGCAAATCTTTTGCAAATTTAATAATACTAGTTCCATACTTTGCTTTTGTTTTTAAGTATATTGATATTGTCTCATCATCATTTTCAACTATTTTTATCATTTTTGTTAAATCTTTTTCATTTAATTCAAAATCCGGAACTTGTTCTTTGAAAAAAAGCTCATATGATTTTATGGCCAATTCCTTCAAAGCAGTATCTGTAAACTCTAACTCTCCAAATTGATTATGTTCATTTATGGCCATCTTTATCCCCCCTCTCAGGCTCTTTCTAAATACTCTCCTGTTCTCGTATCAATTTTAACTTTTTGCCCAACTTCAACAAAAAACGGAACTGTTGTCTTTAAACCTGTTTCTAATATCGCAGGTTTTCCTCCTCCAGAAGCTGTATCTCCTTTAAAATTAGGCTCAGTTTCAGTAACTTCAAGAACTACTACTGTTGGTAATACTATACCTACAGGTTTTTCATCGTAAAAAGTTAATGTTACTTCTAAATTATCAATTAAAAAATCTTTTGCATCTGAAACATCTTCTTCTGATAATAAATATTGCTCATATGTACTTAAATCCATAAAAACATAATTATCTCCGTCATGATATAAATATTCTGCTGGTCTGTAATCTAAAGCAGCTTCCTCTACTTTTTCTCCAGAATTAAAATTTTTATCAATAACATATCCTGTTTTTATGTTCTTTAATTTAGTTTTAATAATTCCACTACCTCTACCCGTGAAATGTTTTTGCATTCCTAAAACTCTGTATAGTTCTCCATCTAATAATATAATCATACCTTTTTTTAAATCTCCTACTACAACCATTTTTTTTCCTCCTCTTAAAATAATCTATATTATAAAATAATTAGAGATTTATCAAATGAAGTTATTAACTCGTATCCGTTTTCTGTAACTAAAACATCATCTTCAATCCTTACTCCTAAATCCCCAGGCAAATAAATCCCCGGTTCAATAGTTATTATGTCACCTGGTTGAGAAATTTCTTCAGACATATAAGAAACTCTTGGACTTTCATGCACTTCTAATCCTAAACCGTGACCTAATCCATGAGAAAAGTATTCGCCATATCCAGCTTCTGAAATAATATCTCTCGCTATTTTATCTAAATCGCTATATTTCATACCAGGTTTAACGGCCTCAACCGCTGCTTTTTGAGCTTTTAATACTATTTCATAAATTTGTTTGTGTTTATCACTAATTCCTTCTGTAGCAATAGTTCGGGTTATATCTGAATTATATCCATTTGCATATGCTCCAAAATCAATTACAATAAATTCTCCAGAACCTATTTTTTTATCCGAAGCTATCCCATGTGGTAATGCTCCTCTTGGCCCAGAAGCTACAATTGTATCAAATGCATAATTGTCAGCACCAAAAATTTTCATATTATACTCAAGTTTAGCAGCAAACTCTTTTTCTGTCATACCTATATAAAAGCTATCTAAAGTTTCTTGTAATGCTTTTTCTGCTATTATTGCTGCATTTTTAATAAATTCAACTTCTTCACTGGATTTTATTCTTCTCATTTCTAAAATTATCTTTTCAGATGGAATAAATTCATAATCTCCTATTTTCATTAAAGTATTTAAATAGATATTAGATGATATAGTATTTGATTCAAATCCAATTTTTGCACCCTTAGGTAATTTTATAATATTAGTTAATTCATCTAGTAATTTTTTCTTAAATAACAAAGGTTTTACTCCAGTTTGTTTTTCAGCCTGTTCTGTATATCTTCCATCAGTCATAAAAACTACATCGTCTTTAGTTATATAAACAATTGAAAATGATCCAGTAAAACCAGTTAAGTAATAAGATGTTGGTTTAGATGAGCTTTCAATATTTACTACCAAAAAAGCCTCAAGACCATTTAATTCCATTTTTTCTCTTAAATCATTAATTCTTTTTTCAAACATTATTTTCCCCCTTTATTTTAATTA
Above is a genomic segment from Marinitoga sp. 38H-ov containing:
- the ligA gene encoding NAD-dependent DNA ligase LigA, coding for MIPENIKKEYVELKKVIEKYNYYYYVLNNPLISDSDYDKLFNKLIKLEEKFPGLKTPDSPSYRVGGKIINEFKTVQHTTPMLSLDNTYNEEEIIEFINKINKSLNRNNIEYTCELKIDGISISLRYEDGLLTQAITRGNGISGDDVTDNVKTIRSVPLKLNKNINIEVRGEIFMPKKEFLKINEIREDEGLPIFANPRNSTAGTIKLLDTTEVSKRHLDSFIYYILSPENYNLKTQYEALCFLKELGFKINPHTKKVASVEEIIDYWKYWIDNKGKLEYDVDGVVVKINNFEDQRILGNTSRSPRWAIAFKFPAEQAVTKIKDVIFQVGSTGIITPVAIFEPVFLDGSTVQRASLHNFDYIKERDIRINDYVKIEKAGGIIPQIVTVLTEKRNGNEVIIEEPKECPVCGGKVGKINHSEVAIRCLNPLCKAKLKRSLEVWVSRDAMNIQGLGPKLIDRIVEANLIEKISDLYNLDHFKLATLGHGIGPKMISKILKQIEDSKQSGLDKVLYALGIPNVGKKIAKDLAKKFNNIDNLMKAEYDELISIDGIGADIAQSIYDFFRNEYAINIINELKKYGVKLYYESRENDGIFKDMQICVTGELKKMTRGQFKELIEINGGIFKDSVTKKLNLLVVGNNAGSKLEKAKKLGIQILTEDEFFDRYKL
- a CDS encoding MgtC/SapB family protein codes for the protein MILLPFNEIILKIFFSSLSGAVIGYNREKINRPAGIRTHALLSLGACILTIISIISFYDPVNKIGDPGRIAAQIVSGIGFLGAGTILKNGNKVKGLTTAATLWVSASIGMTFGAGEYYIGFISLVATLIILYVNKFSKHLNDEITLEIVLKGKNNIDKIISVIENNESLILKNIDFSQKDEGILYFTFKNISNRYISELEKKLLYIDNIENINLIEDN
- the acpS gene encoding holo-ACP synthase — encoded protein: MIKGIGVDIIEIERIEFGIERKILSEKEIVLLEKFSSEKRKKEFIAGRFSLKESIIKAFGTFIPYKKISILNDENGRPYLDDSSLNYLKEKFFNFNIHISISHEKNYAVSIVVLED
- a CDS encoding cell division FtsA domain-containing protein encodes the protein MFALDIGTRFIVGVISEMNEDSEIIIKDFAVKEHENRAMLDGQIHDVTKVSKGVEKVISKLKEKNNDIKNVAVALAGRFLVTTVGEYEQDISKYKYIDINLVKSLELEAVKKAVENLEIEKNFYCVGYSVLYYELDGEWIKKLEGQKGNAAKVKVIAAFLPKNVVDAMLAVLELNNLEPVHITLEPIAAMNLIVPEDLRTLNIAMIDVGAGTSDIAISKDGTIIGYGMVPMAGDEISEAISKELLVDFKIAEKIKRSLNDNDNNIIKYKDILDFEHEIDKADIIKIIDPIIEEITSRIAEKILELNGKSPIAVMVVGGGAKAPGFIDKLAIKLNLSRNRITLKDIKNIDYVRFEEETMEGSEFVTPVGIAYVAHKNEGNVFAKVMVNNKPINMMLVGGNISVIQALLQAGFTINDLVGKPAPAISYEINGELKFIPGEKGREAPIKINGHAATLNSPIKPGDIIEVGKPKNGEFKKIYLKDIILPYKIYIDKKEFTVYPNIIKNGIEVSIDSELNDGDKIKLKNPTVKSLNLNSSLIRFSINNNSYEIPSGQILLRKDQILHENDEIYDGDILNSKKINIPKISEFIDIKADKYISITLNGNRIELPTEEIIIKDKNNNNIDINSYVYDGMQIKVEKHEKEKKLLDILLHIDFDISKFTKYKIYLNGREIFSFNEKIQNGDDIRMIFE
- a CDS encoding endonuclease MutS2, yielding MNQKTYKDLEIDKILDKIANYSMSIYGKQYIRNNFEYITNFDKLEEEYNILIDYNNFSTKYGDIDLRGIPNIYLEIEKLENKNYLSPIEYRRISDFLSQAINLINENRNNLKEFSYIEKIFYSIPNTIDLIRLIDKSIDKDGEVKDSASDNLRQIRRKIENTKKALYTSLKRIISKYHKYVSLDQPTLKNNRYCIVVRAEHKNKINGIIIAYSDTGVSVYIEPYEIGKLNSELNDLIASEKAEIARILGKIFLEISKNLYNIKKSIKIIEYIDGLNAKIRYAKENNYIFSKPSKFEKVLLLDGVRHPLIEKEKVIPVNVKLPDNKFGMIITGPNTGGKTVVLKSVGISVLFSHAVLPIPSFNAKIPFFEKIFTDIGDEQSIEQTLSTFSSHLKNLKFILDNIDDKTLVLIDELGTGTDPIEGSALAIAIIQKLIEVKSIFFITSHLSAVKTFSIENDFLVSASMGFDKETLSPTYKLLVGVPGASHALDIAEKLGLPKDILLKANNFLSKEQVYDEKILENLTQIYEELEKEKKEHERKHKEVISLKQDLEEKLKILKKKEIEKIDKEIKKYNDYLRDLKNEIDTYINILKTEKDISKIRELNKKVESKKNELKKFKVQKKVEENKNIRPGDIVSISGEKAKIIKVNGDKIFVKFLDKPFELEVSINDIKIEKKIKEDKNIKKYNIPIVKKIKNEIDIRGMTVEEAIPEVEMFISDLIASNLDGGYIIHGKGTGKLALGIWNYLRNNKKIKSFRLGNDNEGGTGVTFVEV
- the dxs gene encoding 1-deoxy-D-xylulose-5-phosphate synthase; translation: MNEKPLYHAIRKMNYEQLNRFANKIRNYIYNTVTKNTGHLSSNLGTVELTLALYRIFDPEKDVIIWDTSHQAYIHKLLTGRWESFKTLRQRNGISGFTNIFESKYDYFGAGHAGTSVAAAIGYELGLKKQNIDKNIIAIFGDGAMTSGMILESLNQLKSIDSKIKIILLNNEMSISPNVGAIAKLLNKIRISNDYYSFKEKIKGSLESTDVGQDIESALKKVKEGIKHTVYNNALGIFEDMGIKYYGPVDGHNIKELEKYLEFIKNYKDGPCILHLKTVKGKGLDFAEKNPTKFHGVSNKKSEKLSYSKVVGYTLKHIAFEKDFISYTAAMEDGTGLNILKEEFPDKVIDLGITEPSIVTASGATRLSGTFTIVDIYSSFMQRAFDSIIHDIALQKIPVLFLLDRAGVVGEDGPTHHGVFDISYLRLIPNIEILTPLNAQDLANMVYTSIKKDIDKPTFIRFPRGGEEINIEDILSNLSIVDYSWKVIKRKNANNVVFVVGQLIEEYKELWDELEATIIGVRSIKNIDEYILNIYIKNDINIITVEENSLKGGFNEEIKNYIIKNNINCNLFTFGVEDEFIPQGTRKELLDDYVVKPFKIKEVIHLNSKIKNK
- the nusB gene encoding transcription antitermination factor NusB; translation: MISKRRKIREAVLESIFQLDFNDNISYDDILALLRDLLNNKKVPQSLIEEAEIYLKNIFFNKNEYDELIKKYLINWEFERIANIEKTILRMGIFELKNREDIPPKVILDESVELSKKYANEKSAKFINGILDRIAKEEFKRL
- a CDS encoding Asp23/Gls24 family envelope stress response protein: MAINEHNQFGELEFTDTALKELAIKSYELFFKEQVPDFELNEKDLTKMIKIVENDDETISIYLKTKAKYGTSIIKFAKDLQDFLKTEVEKMTEVPVRNIDIVLDGLVVPKVETYIEEVENEVNEIEISEENNGSVEN
- the efp gene encoding elongation factor P, with translation MVVVGDLKKGMIILLDGELYRVLGMQKHFTGRGSGIIKTKLKNIKTGYVIDKNFNSGEKVEEAALDYRPAEYLYHDGDNYVFMDLSTYEQYLLSEEDVSDAKDFLIDNLEVTLTFYDEKPVGIVLPTVVVLEVTETEPNFKGDTASGGGKPAILETGLKTTVPFFVEVGQKVKIDTRTGEYLERA